A window of the Pogona vitticeps strain Pit_001003342236 chromosome 4, PviZW2.1, whole genome shotgun sequence genome harbors these coding sequences:
- the CXXC5 gene encoding CXXC-type zinc finger protein 5 isoform X1: MSDPGSHQDTGIKPGLLEKSNTSEDSQPSINLERRNKSGIISEPLNKSLKKSRPLSHYSAFGSTSSISEHSEKAAPIPNGNEATMDKSNSTSKHKNISDMLSKSDLSPEGQNILQQFAQSTELLKRVVQEHIPLPNDHGTGLSDMEAVSAAETMNSPSDFPYLGAFPINPGLFIMTPAGVFLAESALHMAGLAEYPMQNELASAINSGKKKRKRCGMCPPCRRRINCEQCSSCRNRKTGHQICKFRKCEELKKKPSAALEKVMLPTGAAFRWFQ, translated from the exons atgtctgATCCTGGCTCTCACCAAGACACTGGTATCAAGCCAGGCCTTTTGGAAAAAAGCAACACCTCAGAGGACTCTCAGCCCTCGATCAATTTAGAGAGGAGAAACAAAAGTGGAATCATAAGTGAACCTTTAAACAAAAGCCTGAAGAAGTCCCGTCCACTCTCCCACTACTCTGCTTTTGGTAGCACCAGCTCCATAAGCGAACATTCAGAGAAAGCTGCCCCCATACCCAATGGCAACGAAGCAACTATGGATAAAAGTAATTCTACCTCAAAGCACAAAAACATCTCTGACATGCTGAGCAAATCAGATCTTTCTCCAGAAGGACAGAACATCCTGCAACAGTTTGCTCAGTCCACGGAGCTGCTGAAAAGAGTCGTCCAGGAGCACATTCCTTTGCCTAATGACCATGGGACGGGCCTCTCGGACATGGAAGCTGTCTCAGCTGCAGAAACAATGAACAGCCCGTCCGATTTTCCTTACCTGGGGGCATTTCCTATCAACCCTGGCCTTTTTATTATGACCCCTGCTGGTGTGTTTCTAGCAGAGAGTGCGCTCCATATGGCTGGCTTAGCAGAGTATCCAATGCAGAACGAATTGGCATCTGCCATCAATTCAGGGAAAAAGAAACGGAAACGATGTGGCATGTGCCCTCCTTGCCGAAGACGGATAAACTGTGAGCAGTGCAGCAGTTGTAGGAACCGTAAAACTGGGCACCAGATTTGCAAATTCCGAAAATGTGAGGAACTTAAAAAGAAGCCTTCTGCTGCACTGGAG AAAGTGATGCTTCCTACAGGCGCTGCATTCCGATGGTTTCAGTAG
- the CXXC5 gene encoding CXXC-type zinc finger protein 5 isoform X2 has product MSDPGSHQDTGIKPGLLEKSNTSEDSQPSINLERRNKSGIISEPLNKSLKKSRPLSHYSAFGSTSSISEHSEKAAPIPNGNEATMDKSNSTSKHKNISDMLSKSDLSPEGQNILQQFAQSTELLKRVVQEHIPLPNDHGTGLSDMEAVSAAETMNSPSDFPYLGAFPINPGLFIMTPAGVFLAESALHMAGLAEYPMQNELASAINSGKKKRKRCGMCPPCRRRINCEQCSSCRNRKTGHQICKFRKCEELKKKPSAALEMEG; this is encoded by the exons atgtctgATCCTGGCTCTCACCAAGACACTGGTATCAAGCCAGGCCTTTTGGAAAAAAGCAACACCTCAGAGGACTCTCAGCCCTCGATCAATTTAGAGAGGAGAAACAAAAGTGGAATCATAAGTGAACCTTTAAACAAAAGCCTGAAGAAGTCCCGTCCACTCTCCCACTACTCTGCTTTTGGTAGCACCAGCTCCATAAGCGAACATTCAGAGAAAGCTGCCCCCATACCCAATGGCAACGAAGCAACTATGGATAAAAGTAATTCTACCTCAAAGCACAAAAACATCTCTGACATGCTGAGCAAATCAGATCTTTCTCCAGAAGGACAGAACATCCTGCAACAGTTTGCTCAGTCCACGGAGCTGCTGAAAAGAGTCGTCCAGGAGCACATTCCTTTGCCTAATGACCATGGGACGGGCCTCTCGGACATGGAAGCTGTCTCAGCTGCAGAAACAATGAACAGCCCGTCCGATTTTCCTTACCTGGGGGCATTTCCTATCAACCCTGGCCTTTTTATTATGACCCCTGCTGGTGTGTTTCTAGCAGAGAGTGCGCTCCATATGGCTGGCTTAGCAGAGTATCCAATGCAGAACGAATTGGCATCTGCCATCAATTCAGGGAAAAAGAAACGGAAACGATGTGGCATGTGCCCTCCTTGCCGAAGACGGATAAACTGTGAGCAGTGCAGCAGTTGTAGGAACCGTAAAACTGGGCACCAGATTTGCAAATTCCGAAAATGTGAGGAACTTAAAAAGAAGCCTTCTGCTGCACTGGAG ATGGAAGGCTGA